The Solanum pennellii chromosome 11, SPENNV200 sequence tttgggcgtgtaaataatttattattttatcaattaggTTTATTTTGATCCATTTAATTTAGTGTATTAAAAAATTGGGCTTATACTTTCATGAACTTTAAAATATCgtaataatgattttttgaaaaaaatcaattttatttttttagtaaatggtcgacaaatataaaaatcaagaaaaatataaaaacaccttaatttattttttacttgcaTCACTTTAAATCTTAAGAAACCCTAAATCTTAAAAATCCTTAAAAGCCCTTAcacctataaaaaaaaaacctttaaaacctctatataaataaaaaaatctaacaaAAATTTGAGTCTATTATTTAGTCGTAAGTTAGCAAAGAATTTAATAGTTAgagtttagtttatttttttttaaagtgaaagcaaaaaaatgaatattaacacatttttttataataaacttTATTATCCAACagaaacaatatattatatttccCTTTTAagcttataatgaaaagattgtGTTGTGATAATACATTAAATAACCACGTTGATTCGGAGTTTTGGTAGGATGATTCGGTCTCTTCCATCTTAATTAGaggttttaggttttgaatTTTTCgagaatgaaaataattaagtcGAAGGTGTTGTCCTAAAAAATGGTCCCGCTAtgctataacaaaaataatttttaatgataataaatattcacattaataaagagtgatAAGACTTTTACCTactattcattattttttctataaataaatcTCGATGTTAAGTTGgtcaaattctttattttcaaaTCTCAATTAAAAACAGGCTGTGTATAAATTAACTCAACATCAAATtgtgttttaataaaaaaatagtaataatcaatatgaatctttttaaaaatataacatatttaaatagataataaaaatataaaactcacaaaaataataataaattagatataatATATCCTCTAACTTTAAgctaaaacatatttttttctcctatAGTAAGATTTGATTATTGGCAAGTGATCTTAGAAATACAACTGTCTTTGGATTATAAACGTTTTCCTATCAATTGAATTGACCTAATACATTAATAACTAATtggtaaattttatttagatacttGAATAATAATATGTGTTCTAATTGATCACCTGGACGTATGATAAAGtattcacattatttattttaattttttagtgtATTCTCAAGTATCTCGCTATGTATAAATTAATATGTCATCTCTTCTACTTATATGTATTAACCTTAACGACCTGTAAAATCTAAGGTACATTACAATTATGATCGATGTTTATAATTAAAGGAGATGACATATTGtgtgattaatttaattatctaataAACGTTTGAGAACAtacgtaaaaaaaaataatcaaaatttgaatcGCAAGTGTCTAATAGAAACACTTTATCACATATTCAagtattcaattaaaaaataaacccAAAGTTCAAATATCTAAATGAAATTTGCTAACAAATTGAAGATATTTAGCTATTTTTTCTGGACTAATGTAAGTAGTCCTTTAAGTCTTCGTATTAGAGTTAACTAACTCTAAAGATAGAGACCTCTTCGATGGACCTTTCGGGTCGTTTGgtgagagaaataaaaaaataaaaataacgtTTTGTTTGGTTGTCAAGTTTGAAATAACTTATTTCACCATTAATATCACGGTGATGGAATAAATTATTCCATATACATGATGGAATAACTTATTTCAAGATAGTTAATTCCAGAATAATTAATCATAGGTAACTCTTTCACAATCAAACAACCCCTTAACCATGTCCTCGATATCTTATCTTGCTTGTTTAATTGCGGCTCAATTTATTGTTATTGCATCTTGAACCACATCACATTCTTTAATTATACGCATCAatttcaattgaatataattaagGTTTTACTATAATTGAAATTAATGCGTATAATTAAAAATGGAGACATAtatccatttatttatttatacttattAGAGGAATATAGATGATACTTTTAACTTTCTGatactttaatttatatatatttgtattattttttagaactcCTAAAATTTATTGTAATACTTATTTAAAAGTAACTTGCAtaatttttaatagtttaaGAGTTAATTACTTAGATATATACtagtttataatattatgaattttatcaaattttgagcGGCCAGATACATGTAACTTATTAAACATTGAGTcaaaattagatataatttatTCTAGATATGTTATATCACCgttgattcacatgtatctaggATATATAGAAAAATCTACCTTTCCTCCCTCCAATCTCACTCGTCACTCTCATATCTCCCTTACGTATTCGATATCTCAGATACATACAAATCACATTGGATACATGTATATAATGTGTATTTAGTATGATTCGCATGTAtatgttatacatatacaaatctCGCTTGCTGACTCACCTCCCTCACACCTTCCTTTCATATCTTGCTTGAATATCTAGTGTTCCAGATATATGTGAAGCATATCGAATACAGGTATACGATGCGTATCTAGTGTGTTTACATGTGTATGACTTAAAAATCTGATATGAGATTATTAAATAGTGagacaaaatataattattttaaactacAATAAAATTAACGTTTATGCAATTAGGTAGTTTCTCCTTTATTTAACttctaattttatgattttaatattttttttcaaatatatcattttttgataaattaaaaatagcaTAACTTAAAAATTCATAAGATTTACGTTTCATGCTTCGAAGCCTACACCTTATGCATACCTacataaaacttttatttaacCTCATCTTTTGCTTTCaccttttaaaaatatgatatattatgatactttattttatatattttttgtatttctttgtCCAATTTCTAGCATTTATCTCtgtatattttttacatttaaactGTATTTCTTCAATGTTTTCAATTGTTatataatagtatatatatatattggagggaaaaatgatttaaatgaggaaaaaataaacagaaaatattatttttcagaaattttCGATGTTTGTCCTTTTGTGGGATAATTATACAGAGAGGATATATATTCTTGTTGGCACAAATCCTACATTATTTTGGACTCTTAGGAATTATACTTTAAATATCTAACTTATATACACTactataatataagaattttaaattttaaatctgtagtttttttttttaaaatttttattcaagGTGATTAGTTTGTAGTTGTCATTTATCCGACCTAAtagtataattttcttttaaaattatgcaTAAGTTATCaaacaagaatatatatatatatatatataatctcgagattttatatatatatatatatatatatataNNNNNNNNNNNNNNNNNNNNNNNNNNNNNNNNNNNNNNNNNNNNNNNNNNNNNNNNNNNNNNNNNNNNNNNNNNNNNNNNNNNNNNNNNNNNNNNNNNNNNNNNNNNNNNNNNNNNNNNNNNNNNNNNNNNNNNNNNNNNNNNNNNNNNNNNNNNNNNNNNNNNNNNNNNNNNNNNNNNNNNNNNNNNNNNNNNNNNNNNNNNNNNNNNNNNNNNNNNNNNNNNNNNNNNNNNNNNNNNNNNNNNNNNNNNNNNNNNNNNNNNNNNNNNNNNNNNNNNNGAGATTTTTATTTCGCGACTTACTCTCGAGTTCGAGTCttaaatatgtgtatatatatatatatatatatatatatatatataatctcgAGATTTTTATTTCTCGACTTACTCTCGAGTTCGAGtcttaaatatgtatatataaaatctcGAGATTTTTATTTCGCGACTTACTCTCGAGTTCGAGtcttaaatatgtatatatatataaaatcttgaGATTTTTATTTCGCGACTTACTCTCGAGTTCGAGTCTTAAATATGAAAACGAATCTCGATAATGAATGGTTAATCCTGTTTAATCTCTATAACGAAACCTATATAATGTAAATCTGAATTAGTCGAGCGCCCTATTACGAATATCGAACACCTAGTAGGAAACCAAATAAAAAGGTTTTGTGTTAAAAGGATATACtctatattcttctttttcatttataCGTCTTACAAAGTAGCTAATTTTCCGACCTTGAATTTTGGGATGtgaattttttctataaatgaaatttactttttctttccATATtactcaaatatttaatttaattttttaattattatttttataattctatAATCCTACTCACTTACCATATCTTTTATGTCTCTTATACTCCCCTACTCCCTTACTAACCTTTTTgtcttccctttttctttttagggTTTCATTGCTTTTCTCTCCTTTTCTTGATTTTAGCTcttgttttcttgatttctcAACTCCACACAAATGGAAGCTGAAGATGATCAAGAAAACAATGGATCTTGTGAAAAAGGTTTATCTTCAAGTAATCTTAAGGTGAAGATAAATCTTAAGCTCAAGAAAGATAAAGATGAAAGTCGCGGAGATGAAGAAAAGAACATGTTGTTGATGAAGCAAAAGAAAGATCATATATGTTGTGAGTGTGGAAAAGAGTTTAGCTCAGGAAAAGCTTTAGGTGGACATATGAGTAGTGCACATGTTCAAGCAAATCAAAGATTAGAAGAatctttgaagaagaaaaaatctttgataaaaagatcaagaattgatgatgatgatgatgacgacgaagAAGAAGTTGTtctcgaagaagaagaagagatgggAGGTGTGGTTGTAAGTTGTGAAATTTGTCATAAGAATTTTCCATCTAAGAAATCTTTATTTGGACACATGAGATGTCATCCTGATAGAGAATGGAGAGGTATGAAACCCCCTAGTAAAAAGATATCGAAAAGTAAGGGTTTTGGTGAAGCTAGGTTTGAGGATGTGAATGAGGGTTTTGAGGATCGTTTTGCTAGTCTTcgagatgaagaagaagaagatggaggaggaggaggaggaggagttCGTTTTAATGTGGTTGAACTACCTCCTTTGAAGGATTGGGGTGCGAAGGATAGACGAGGTAGATCCCCTCTAAAGAGGAGTGTAAGTAGTACTATAATGGATGATGATAAGGAGCTACATGACGCGGTTCAACAGCTTATAAATTTAGTCAATGGAAACGtgaacaataacaacaacaacaagaacaggTCAGAGGTCATGATGAGTAGTAGCAATTCAGTTGGTAGTGCTCCTAAAGAAGCTGCTTTTCGCGATTTGAAGGATAAATCTAAGAAAAAGGGGGTTGTTATTGATGATACTAAAGAAAAGAATCGCGAAGAAACCAAGAAGAGGAAGAGGGAGAAGGAGCTAGTCAAATTGGAACCGGGCCAGGATTTGGTCCCTAGCCCGGTTCTCAAGAAATCAGTGGAGGTCAAATACAAATGTAACGTGTGTGGAAAGATGTTTACGACTCATCAAGCACTAGGTGGACACAGATCGAGTCATAACAAGCTCAAGATTAGTATTGAGAACACGATCGATGAAATTAAGGGTGGAAATGATGAAGAGAACAATAATAATACTCAAGATCATGGTCAATTGGGAAATCAAGAAATCAATAATCATGGCAACATTATTAttaatgatcaatatggatctaataataataataatgttcatAAGTGCAAATTTTGTGACAAGATTTTTCCTACTGGACAAGCACTTGGAGGTCATCAAAGGAGCCATTTGACAAACAATCAAGAAGAATCATCAAGTCAAAATGCAAGTAAAgttcttgattttgatcttaaTGAATTGCCTCATTTAGATGATGATACATCATTGTAATAGATAATAATCCAAAACTATGATCAAATTAGGTTTTATATTTGGGAATTTTATTATATGGTTTTATTGGATCTTTAAATTAGGATGTTTACTTTTCCTTAGCTAGTAGGAGTTTATTTCTAATTGATATATGTTATATGTAATATCCTTTAATCATAGTAGttgattttgttttgattttctttcttttttaagttccttatatacatgttaattctcttaaaacttattttattacaaTGACTTTACTTATTTGGctttgtatatttttaaaaaaaaacatgtttagAATTTGGATAATTTAAGGTTGTTATTCAAATTGTCTTTGTTCAAGGAATTGTTGCTAGttgacaaagaaagaaaaaactatgGTTTTAACAAGTCTGTTTTGGATGAGTCATAAATTTATTGTTTGgtataatatttcattttattgatgatttttagtataatgtgttattttaattttccttaGGAATAGTagaaatttatttgtcatttataTAAGTTTCAAAGTCAGTTATATGTAATTTCCTTTAATCATATGTAGAGAGttgatttcttttgatttttttttttagtttcttgtATTGATTCTGTCAAAACCTAgtcaagacaaaaaaaaaaagattttaacgGAATTCTTATCATCGTCATTCTATCTATCTTGTTAAATTGCTTATATTTTGTAGAATTGACAAAACTTGCATAGATTCACAAGTTACGTCGAGTTCATTACACTTGTACAATTCGTCATTCTACTATCATGTTAAATTGTTCACAGATCTTATCACATTTACGTACACTTGATTGCAAGTTATGTAGGTCGTATGATTTTAGTACGATCCGTATTCTACCTATTTTTGTTATTGTCTATAAGTTTTACGGCTTGACGATACTAATTGCTTGTCGGGGAGCGCTTTACCCTCCTTATGTGGGACATTTCGATGCGAATTCGGATTTAGTCGGATTCTAATGCAGGTACCAGACACCAAGtggaaacaataaaaaatatcttttatctatatatatttttaattgttcgTATGTTATTATTTTGGAATTTTATTATATGGTTCTATATTATATCTTTAGGATGTTTACTTTTCCTAGTAGAAGtttatttcttattgatttaaGTTTTAACGTTAATTACATGTAATTTCCTTTAATTAGTtgattttcttccctttttagtTCCTTGTATTAAGTCTTTTAAAACTTAATTACAATGACTTTACTTATTTGGCCTTATATATTAtccaattcaataaaaaaaaacatgtttcgAATTggaaatttgtataaataatataatttaattttgtcattcAAATTTTGTCTTTGTTCAAGGAATTTGTGCAAAAATATTCTTGCTAGTTGGTTGGATGAGTCATAAATTTATTGTTTAGTatattgtttcttttaatttttttcataaatatttcgGTTGGATtgataaattttgtatattctACCCATCTCgttaaatttctcaaaaatcttGCATAATTTGCAAAACTTGCGTCGTTCAAAAGTTATGTCATATGGTTCTCgtatttttaacataatttttcattctaCCTATCTTGTTAAATTTCGATTCAATCTTTCATTCTAGtatactatttttttgtttcgaCGTCTTGCCATATTTACATAAACACAATTTATGTCGACATACTATATTAATTTTGGCACAATATTCATTCTAATTATCTAGCTAAATTGCTCATTAATATTACCAAATTGATAAAACTTGCCTAATAATTCAGtatgatttttcattttatttgtattgtgAAGCTGCTCGAAAGTCTTATTGAATTCACAAAACTTGCATTGTTCACAAGTTATGTCGACTTCGATACAATCCTTCATTCTATTATACTGTTAAACTGTTCACACTATATAAAAAACGATCTTTAGCGTCAATTAAGAATTGATTGCCGCTAAAAATGTACTTTTAGCGacaattaacactctttgtatatgttcctaaagCCTTTAACGACATTGGTTCTCATGACACTTAACTATAATGCCGGTAAAGACCTTAGctctctttattaatgtcaatatttaataccGCTAAAAGTCGTTTTTATTGTAGTCTCGCAAGTATCACCACACTTATACTTGTTCACAAGTTATATGCTTTTGTACAATCTTCATTTTACCTATATTGTTAAATTGTTCAACCGTCTTATcagataataaaaaaagttgtttaTTCACAAGTTACACAAATGACccaatttgaataatttttattttatctatctTGTTAAATTGTTTGTTAATCTTGTGAGATTAACAAAAATGACTTGTTGTAACAGACATATATCATGTTAATTGTTCACAAGTTTTATTATCTATTGGATTATAACCTTAGTAAATCTCCATGATTtgtgaataatttaatttatttacaagTCTTATCAGATTACAAAATTTGGTTATTCACAAGATATGCTAACAAATCAATCTTAACTTGAGATGATTTTCGTTTTATcgtattttttgtttataagtTTTATCGGATTGACAAATTAGAGTTTCTTCTTGTTCAGAAATTCGATTAGACAAATAAATTGCTTGGTAATGTATTTGCTTTACCtatcttattaaattattcacAAGTTTTGACGGATCGAAAAACTTAGATGTATATACGCATTTTCTTCCTTATAACATTTTATCATGTAAGAATTTCTCCtttttattgtagtttttagtttaattttttccattcaAAAATGAAGTTTCATATGTGtagaatatttataatataaataagtataaatgTTTTGAAGAAACTAGGAAGAATATAGTAACAGGAGTAAATGTATGACTTTTTTTCATAGTTATAAGGTTTTAACATTTGATTTAAAGTTCATAAGGGTCTATCTATAATTAAATCACAGTATAAAGATAATGTAATTATTAATACTAAAATTCATTACAAGTAAATattgtttgttttaaaaatgaataagtcCATATTGAGCTTCGATTATATTGATATgttatcattaaaattaatattatatctaCCTCAAAATACTTATCACGTTTTGAATAACTAGCGATAATATTAGCGACGATTATAATTGTCCTAAATGCATAATATTTTTCGCTGTGAAATATTGTATGAGGCAATTTCTAATGCCACTAAAATGTACTTTTTGCGGTGCCTTTATAGGAATTAGTGACGGTATTAGTTTTGActtattctttcttttagtggctaatttatatgatttagtgGCGACCGCAACTGTCGCTAgaactctttatttttttcacttaaaGTGGCTTTGAGCGGTGACTATAATCATCGCTAAAACCTTTAATATTTGTCACTAATAGTCTATTTTAGTGGCCACTATAACCGCACtataacatcaaattttttcGCTAAAAGTCACAATTAGGTGGCGATTGTAACCGTTGCTAAaacctttaatttttgttgctaAAAGTCACTGCGACCAAATTTATCAGTTTTAGTGGCTGTCAAAGTTGCCACTAATAAAGACTTTTAGCGACGACATTCATAAGTTTTAGCGGCGGTCAAAGTCGCCACTATAGAGACTTTTAGCTTCATAAGTTTTAGCGGCGATTAAAGTCGCCACTAATAGTAACTTTTACCGACGACACTCATAAGTTTTAGCGGCGAACTAAGTCGCTGCTAAAAGAGACTTTTAGCGACGACATTCATAAGTTTTAGCGACGATTAAAGTCGCCACTAATGCGACGACATTCATAAGTTTTAGCGGCGATTAATGTCGCCATAATAGTTACTTTTAGCGACGACATTCATAAGTTTTAGCGTCGATTAAAGTCGCTGCGAAAAGATTTTTAGCGACGACATTCATAAGTTTTAGTGGCGACTAAAGTCGCTGCTAAAAGAGCTTTTAGGCGACGACATTCATAATTTCGCTGCTAAAAGTGACTTTTAGCGACGACATTCATAGTTTTAGCAGCGACTTTAAGAGAGTTTTAGCTACCACAAGAAGTTTTAGCAGCGGTTAAAGTCGCCACTAAAAGTGACTTTTAGCGACCAAATTCACAACTTCTAAAGCCTTTAATTTTGTCGCTAATAGACTTTTTGCGGCGactttataacttttaattttgGTCGCTAAAATTTTTAACTGTTGTGACTAAAAGGACTTTTAGCAGCAACTTAAACCGCCGCTAAaacctttaattttctttgcttcacatatcataacatatacatatacaatatagaaaattagagtaaatataaaaaagaaaaattgtcaaTGAAGAggatataatataatactataATAACTATTAtgaaaacaataacaacaacaaaaaagtgCAATAACCGAAACACCATAAAAACATTTGGTGGTAGAAAGCATAAGAAAGACAGTACTAGAATAAGAGTATTACTACGAAAGACACCAAAAGTCTAAACCCTTCGGAAGCGAGAACACTCCAATACAACCTTCTACCTTAATCTTCTATCTCCGTGCTTAAACATTTTGTATAATTGATGAAAtcagtttcttttttcttcttagttATGAAAGACAAAATTAGCTTATATATTTGCCAATAATAATTTTACCTCATACACATACTATTTATAAGTCAAAAGTTTACCTAGAATTTTGTAGAGAGCTCAAAAGTTACGTTGAGAATGTAGAGACATTCTTAAATGTGTTTTAAAACACcttttcatttttagtatttttttatatgatattatgtaattattatttaatatttaattgctTAGATATATTATACTATCTctgtccggtattgtttgtcatgatttctatttttagaatcaaactataaaaactttgactaacattttaagatgcattttttcaccatattaatatgaaaatgttgtaatttatagtacttttcatataattttagaatatttaatttttttgtttaaaatatcgaattaatgtgatctaatttacctttgaaaattagtcaaattgactttcgataagtgcaacatgacaaacatttcTGAACGGAGATGGTAACATTTTgatttaagataaaaataaaatagtatttcaACTTTTACTTTTGTGACTTCtgacttataataatatataataatataatactatGAAAATTAGgccaaaagaaaaatagaaataacataattaaatctgaaaaagctaaaaaaataCAGGTCTAATCATAAAATGTGTCTCCACATATgaaatagtaataaattgatCGACTATACACCATTGGTTTGATACGAGTAAATTTCACAAACGTGATAGATATAATCGATTAAAGTTGAGAGAGTCCTTCacttttgattaattaaaaattgaaaccgaaaaatttaaagtattattgatttttcagaaatataaataaaaaatataactacACTGAAGTTTATCAAAAAATGTTTCTCTACCTATACAAAATAAGGATTAGGACATGTACATATTAATCTTTTTGAATTCCTCTAGATGGAATGTTACAtattgtgttgttgttgttgttaagacgtgaatgagagattAAGTGTTGTGATAAATTGTAATCGGAAATATCGATCGTGTAAATTGAATTTAGGTTGGTGTTTTAATGTACGagcattttttaatttaacggATTCAATTATTAACTTGATCCATTTTATCATCGACATcgtataaaaaaatttgtaatatttCACCACAGATGTATTGCGGTGGAATGATTCAAATCCATCCACCCTTACAAATCTCGAAATTCTACCTTGtgagaataaaagaaatcatattGGATTGCGCTTTCTAAGGATGCACAACTTCAAATTTAATCGCGCCCCAATACAAGACagtcgaaaaaataaaaataaaaataaatttctttttgtaCTATTCATAACTTCAGggggtaaaattgtcttttaacccaacttcatatatatatatatattgtgaaaTAATACTGGATTACTAGAATCTCAATTCTTGTTCACATTGAGAGgaaaaaacaaatatacatGAAGATGATCATACCTGTAAAAGAgcaaaagaatccaaaaaattttcataaagttTCAATCTTTTCTTGGGGTTTTCTCAAATTGTGTAAAGTTTTCAATTTAGGGTTTTCTAAAGGGAGGAAATCAAAACTTAAAGCACACAAGATGAAGAAGGAACTCTGTGTCATATCCCCTTTATCAggtttttttacttttgatttaAGCTTGTTTATGCAATTGAATGATTGTTTTGGTACTTTTACTATTTGGGTATCTTTGAAAATGCTCGAATTTtgcttttttgtttgtttatgaaTTGAAATCTTTGTGATGGATCAAGTTACCTTTGAGTTTAGTTTGGTTTACTTTGTGGATTTAAATTTGTTCAATTCTATGTGAGTAGAGGCGGAGTCAGGATTTTCACCGAGGGGATTCGATATATAAAGAAAGTAAACACGCGAAGAAGCCAAGAGGAGATAAGTGGAAGTTGCTCGAATGATAAACACTCATCACTCTCAACCCTAAGGTTGTGAGTTCGAGTCGCCGAGGGAGCTAAAAAGTGTGGGAGCTCCTAGCCAAGAGGATGCAACATCTATTATATGTACATTAAATCTTGATCTTGTATATATCAACTATAATTTTTCTAGCGAATGCGGTTCGTTTTGCGTCCCCTAGCTCTGCCCTTGAATGTTTGTGAGTGTTTCAGATGAACTCCTCGAGTTCCTCAAGCTCCACCCCTTGTTTGTGAGTGTATCGTCGTGCTTTTTATTATGGTATTGTTGTAAAATTGTTCATTTTGTTATTGTCTTTGGTCtgtgatttttcttttatctattGTTTGGTTATGGATAAGTAGGAATCTTGGAGAGATCATTAAATGGTTTTGGTGATAGTTGGAATAGGTTTAGACTGATCACTCTTCTTGATTTTATAGTTAAtgtttcaaagaaaaaaagtacTAGGCGATTTCTTTTCATCTGTCCAAGTCTTGGTGAACAGAGTTAGCTGCTTATGGGAGGTAGCAGGTACCGTCGACTTAGTCGAGGTATGTATGTAAATGTTTAAATGGTTATCCGAGTTATATTCATCATATGAATATGAAGAATCAAGGGAGAACAAGAAAAAGTTTGGGTTACATTAGATTGATCTGTGGCTTGTATGTTAGAAGTTTCGTATATTGTTTTCTCCCTTTATTAGTGCTAGTAAGAAGTTCAGATTCCAAAAGGGATTAGGGACCCGACCCAAAAACACGCCCACACTCCACATAGAGGAATTAGTAGTGTGCATTAGTTTGTCACGTAAATATGTATGCAAATCAACTCTTGAGCTATAACTTTAATCAGATGAGATATTCCCTCTTAGGTTCAAACACAAACCACTAGTTTCTTGATTATGAGCAATAGTTGAACACTTAAAAGCTCCATTGTACTACATCCCCAATTTCTTCTGTTTGCCACGGAGAAGTTTGTTATGTTGCAAAATATTAGGTGAAGCTAGTTTTCTAGAATATGTTATGATATTGATGGATATTTGAATTAGTAGTGATATTGAGAAGATAAAAAAGTGGAAAGACTCATTGAATTGGCAGTTAGCAACATCCAAGGGGACCGTAACAACTTGGTTAGAGTAGGAGTTATGGGAGATCGAATACAGCAACAATTGATACTATTCACAATTAATCTAGCTAGACCGGAAGCCGTAAGTGCTCATTTGGATGCAGTCAGGATGGATTTAGCAAATTATGTTGAAGCAATTGAAAATGGTAGTCATAACTGAGGTTGGAAGGCAAAGCAGCGGTT is a genomic window containing:
- the LOC107004059 gene encoding zinc finger protein ZAT9-like, with translation MEAEDDQENNGSCEKGLSSSNLKVKINLKLKKDKDESRGDEEKNMLLMKQKKDHICCECGKEFSSGKALGGHMSSAHVQANQRLEESLKKKKSLIKRSRIDDDDDDDEEEVVLEEEEEMGGVVVSCEICHKNFPSKKSLFGHMRCHPDREWRGMKPPSKKISKSKGFGEARFEDVNEGFEDRFASLRDEEEEDGGGGGGGVRFNVVELPPLKDWGAKDRRGRSPLKRSVSSTIMDDDKELHDAVQQLINLVNGNVNNNNNNKNRSEVMMSSSNSVGSAPKEAAFRDLKDKSKKKGVVIDDTKEKNREETKKRKREKELVKLEPGQDLVPSPVLKKSVEVKYKCNVCGKMFTTHQALGGHRSSHNKLKISIENTIDEIKGGNDEENNNNTQDHGQLGNQEINNHGNIIINDQYGSNNNNNVHKCKFCDKIFPTGQALGGHQRSHLTNNQEESSSQNASKVLDFDLNELPHLDDDTSL